A genomic region of Ictidomys tridecemlineatus isolate mIctTri1 chromosome 10, mIctTri1.hap1, whole genome shotgun sequence contains the following coding sequences:
- the LOC120887573 gene encoding uncharacterized protein LOC120887573 produces MPSHAPSQSPQQQGVRRKLRLQQAQGLHQTRTKCHGHGMSRLPGCVHTCWCACTRGGCLHVLVRVYICTSTGGCARVHPHTCTQTGWLLASSSGALQGTRGPWIPQPPPLQSRASEPPLSWKQPRTQPATCPRGAQWARSCSCPDDLTMQSPVDRLQVLLLPWPGGPPAARRRSLWSQGARCSSQEGAGGAISHSSSHQAPFLCLRPFPEAEDAGVDWSLAPVRRPLLGLLHKGGHRNLHGSLAGEGQGWVPCQPPCSPWSGHSGRWGGHKATLGSGQGRLQGLLWGQRAVLLPTQSCCPLARVGSRRHLHT; encoded by the exons ATGCCCAGCCATGCCCCGTCCCAGTCCCCACAGCAGCAGGGGGTGAGGCGGAAGCTCAGGCTGCAGCAGGCTCAGGGCCTGCACCAAACTCGGACCAAATGTCATGGCCATGGCATGTCACGACTGCCGGGCTGTGTGCACACGTGCTGGTGTGCGTGCACGCGTGGGGGGTGTCTGCATGTGCTTGTGCGAGTGTACATCTGCACGAGTACAGGGGGGTGCGCCCGTGTGCACCCACACACGTGCACGCAGACTGGGTGGCTCCTGGCCTCCAGCAGCGGGGCTCTGCAGGGCACCAGGGGACCCTGGATACCCCAACCTCCTCCTCTGCAGTCACGGGCCTCTGAGCCACCGCTGAGCTGGAAACAGCCCAGGACACAGCCTGCCACCTGCCCCAGGGGGGCGCAGTGGGCGAG GTCCTGCTCCTGCCCTGATGACCTGACCATGCAGAGCCCTGTTGACCGCCTGCAGGTCCtgctcctgccctggcctggAGGCCCACCAGCCGCCCGCAGGAGGAGCCTCTGGAGCCAAGGAGCCAGGTGCTCATCCCAGGAGGGAGCTGGAGGGGCCATCAGCCACTCCAGCAGCCACCAGGCACCCTTCTTGTGCCTCAGACCCTTCCCTGAAGCAGAAGATGCAGGAGTGGACTGGAGCTTGGCTCCAGTCAGACGTCCACTCCTGGGCCTGCTTCACAAAGGCGGGCATCGGAACCTCCATGGGTCTCTGGCTGGGGAAGGCCAGGGCTGGGTACCCTGCCAGCCACCTTGCAGCCCATGGAGTGGACACTCTGGCAGGTGGGGTGGACACAAAGCCACACTGGGAAGCGGGCAGGGCAGGCTGCAGGGCCTGCTGTGGGGACAGAGGGCTGTGCTGTTACCCACCCAAAGCTGCTGCCCTCTGGCCCGTGTGGGCTCCAGGAGACACCTCCATACATGA
- the Carhsp1 gene encoding calcium-regulated heat-stable protein 1, which yields MSSEPPPPPQPPTHQASIGLLDTSGARDRSPSPLRGNVVPSPLPTRRTRTFSATVRASQGPVYKGVCKCFCRSKGHGFITPADGGPDIFLHISDVEGEYVPVEGDEVTYKMCSIPPKNEKLQAVEVVITHLAPGTKHETWSGHVVSS from the exons ATGTCATCTGAGCCTCCCCCCCCGCCACAGCCCCCCACGCATCAGGCTTCGATCGGGCTGCTGGACACCTCTGGGGCCCGAGATCGGTCACCATCTCCTCTGAGAGGCAACGTGGTCCCGAGCCCGCTGCCCACTCGCCGGACAAGGACCTTCTCAGC GACGGTGCGGGCTTCGCAAGGCCCTGTCTACAAAGGAGTCTGCAAGTGCTTCTGCCGGTCCAAGGGCCACGGCTTCATCACCCCCGCTGACGGCGGCCCCGACATCTTCCTGCACATCTCCGA CGTGGAAGGGGAATACGTTCCCGTGGAAGGCGACGAGGTGACCTATAAGATGTGTTCCATCCCGCCCAAGAACGAGAAGCTGCAGGCCGTGGAGGTGGTCATCACCCACCTGGCACCGGGCACCAAGCACGAGACCTGGTCTGGGCACGTCGTCAGCTCCTAG